The window CCGCCAATGCACGTACACCTGTTAGTACCGGAAAGTAATTTGATTGACCCCTTTGCGATGACACGAGATAAGATAACGGATTATATGAAATTTAATAAACCCACCAATTGTACGAATTAACGCAATTTTAGGGCCAATTGCAACGACAGCGGGGCGTTATGACTTAACGACCCAATGATGGTACATAGGCACTCCCCTGCACCACGCCGCGCTCCACAATCCTTTGATCGATAAAATATTGAATCTCGGATTTTTTGAGGCCCCAGTTAGGCGCTATCAGTAAATCCCAATCGGATATGCCGAACAGGCGTTGTATCACTACATCCGGGCGTACCAGCGGCAGCAGATCGCACAGAAAATCGGCATATTCGGGCAGGCTGAAAAGCTTGAATGGCTCGCGTTTGTATTTAACACCCATTACCGATCCTTCTACAATATGCAGGTGGTGGAATTTCACAAATTTTATCTGCGGGAAACGATTTATCTCGTCGGCATACTTCAGCATCATTTCCTTGGTTTCACCAGGCAGACCGAATATGGTGTGCACGCAGATATCCAGTTTGCTGTTTTCTACCAGTTTCAGTGCTTTTACCAAATCATCATGAGTACACCCACGATTGATCTGCCCCAGGGTTTCGTTATAGATGCTTTCCATCCCCATTTCCAGGTCAACATCAAATCTGTCGGTATAGCTTTCCAGCAGGGCTATCTTTTCGGCGTCAATGCAATCGGGACGTGTGCCTACTGATAAGCCCACAATATTTTCGGGTTCAATGCTCAGCGCCTCGTCATACATCATCTTCAAATAATGCGTTGGGGCATATGTATTGGTATTGGGCTGGAAATAGATGATGAATTTATCGGCTTTATTGCCTTTGCGAGCGCGTTCCATGCCTTGTATCACCTGCTCGCGCAGGTTAGGCGCGTTGCGCGATACGGAAGGCGTAAACGAATCGACATTGCAATAGGTGCAGCCGCCGTAGCCTTTGCTGCCATCGCGGTTAGGGCAGGTAAAGCCGCCGTCAACAATTACTTTGAACACCCGTTCGCCATTATATTTACGCTTTAACCACGGGCCATAATTATTATAGCCTTTCTCCCACTGCATTGCCGACGAATCTGTTAACATCATTTATTGCGATTACACCGATGTGTTTTTGATTGCACCGATGCGTTGCAAAGGTACGGAATTTTGAGTTTGGATTTGAGACAGCTCGTCTAAGTGGTTCTATTGCGTAATATAGCCTACAAAAAGTGCTTGCCCGTAAACACCCTCATTTACTATATTATGAAACCATTATAGTAGGTGATAATTAGGGCAATTAATTTCCGGCAGTAGTAAAGTCTAACAGGTAAGGCTTCAGGTTAATGCCATCCGTATTCCTAAAACCGCTACCAACTATTATTTGATAATGTTGCCCGGGCTTCAGTTCAATTTCAAAGGTTACAGACCGGCCATCGTCCGAAAAGCCAACAAAACGTTTCAGTTTAAGCAGGTTTTTTTCGCCCAAAGGCCCTAATTCAAAATTACGATAGCGTTTATCCATAGCGGCCGAAAATTGAATAGTTAATTGGGTAGTTGCCGGGTTAACCAGGGTTTTACCATCAACAAAAGGTTTTACTCCGGTCACAGTAGGTTGGTTTTTCCCGTAATCGGCTTTAATAACTTGCATCGGTTTGTCGAAATAGCCCGACCTATCTACAAATTGACCTAAGGCAGCCAAATTGTTATAGTCCAGCTCTATCATCTCTTTAATGGCCTGCTTTTTATCGGCTGCTTTGTTGTAATAATTTTCGCAAATAGCATAGCCAACGTAGTAGCCCAAATCGCGCACGCCAAATTCGTTTTCGGCATTGCTGTAAAGCCAGTAACCTGTGCCGCTGTTAAACATCTGCGCGGCAAATACGGCAGCTATCCTGTTTTTATGGCCGTTGCCATAGGCCAAAGCAGGCAAAGTAGAAGCTTTACCGGTTGCTTTTTCAGCCAAAAATTCGGCCACGCCCTCCAGTACACATTGGGATACTAAATAATCGGCGACCGTTGTTTTTTGCTGGGTGTGGACATACTCGTGCACGTTGTTAAAAACAACAATATTGATGGGGTTGGTTTTAAAGTAAGTTTTCAGGCTGTTAAAGTTAGCGG of the Mucilaginibacter boryungensis genome contains:
- a CDS encoding TIGR01212 family radical SAM protein (This family includes YhcC from E. coli K-12, an uncharacterized radical SAM protein.); translation: MMLTDSSAMQWEKGYNNYGPWLKRKYNGERVFKVIVDGGFTCPNRDGSKGYGGCTYCNVDSFTPSVSRNAPNLREQVIQGMERARKGNKADKFIIYFQPNTNTYAPTHYLKMMYDEALSIEPENIVGLSVGTRPDCIDAEKIALLESYTDRFDVDLEMGMESIYNETLGQINRGCTHDDLVKALKLVENSKLDICVHTIFGLPGETKEMMLKYADEINRFPQIKFVKFHHLHIVEGSVMGVKYKREPFKLFSLPEYADFLCDLLPLVRPDVVIQRLFGISDWDLLIAPNWGLKKSEIQYFIDQRIVERGVVQGSAYVPSLGR
- a CDS encoding Ig-like domain-containing protein, with amino-acid sequence MKTIILTIFIGLLIFKTTFAQHNQTNFITSDIDNFWQAYDKIQTTKDSVQQYNYINHLFIDRGTPGLKAIMKVRDYTAKSYVDAINSYPLFWNSIRPNTYKTRQFAAEIAANVQKLQKLYPALKPAKIYFTMGAFRTGGTTLDSMVLIGSEIAMADEHTDTREFPANFNSLKTYFKTNPINIVVFNNVHEYVHTQQKTTVADYLVSQCVLEGVAEFLAEKATGKASTLPALAYGNGHKNRIAAVFAAQMFNSGTGYWLYSNAENEFGVRDLGYYVGYAICENYYNKAADKKQAIKEMIELDYNNLAALGQFVDRSGYFDKPMQVIKADYGKNQPTVTGVKPFVDGKTLVNPATTQLTIQFSAAMDKRYRNFELGPLGEKNLLKLKRFVGFSDDGRSVTFEIELKPGQHYQIIVGSGFRNTDGINLKPYLLDFTTAGN